The Camelina sativa cultivar DH55 chromosome 16, Cs, whole genome shotgun sequence sequence aaaaaaaatcaattaaaaaggaaaaaaaaaaaacagagatgtagagagagagagagagagtaaccGGAGAAAGAGGAAGGTGAGGAGAGAGATAAGGATTTGAATTGACACTCGACACGTTGAAGGAAGACCATAGCTTCCTTGAAAGGTTTAGAGAGCTCTTGCTCATACTTAACGAGCATTTCACAATAAGCTTCCATGAATTGATCAAGCCCTGGATCTTCACCTAAACACCCTGTTGGTCCCATAGATGCTGCTGCTGACGCCGCAGACGAGCATGCCTCCTCCAGCCTCGCCACAACCTCCGGCGGTGCTCCAACCTTAACAATTGTgtaattagaaaattaatagaGATGTACACATTAATTGAACTAAGGTAAGGATCCTTGAGTAAAGATATGAACATATGTCCTGATCTTGAAGCCTTGAAACAATTTTTAGAATGATCTTTGCAAAgtagggtttttaaaaaaacttctttctttttttgttcctaGTTTCTTGAAACTTTCTCAAAATAGGAAAAattgtttcctttgttttgtgtAAATTTAGTTGTATTAAGTAGCTAGTAAAAAAAGTGAGATATctaaatcaaactaaaacatCAAGTAAAAGggttatgtaaaaataaaaggaaaggTAAAGTATGGTGATTAGGGTTTctagaatcttcttcttcttctttgtgtaaaaaaatatcaaataaggATCATTAGAgttaagaataataatttttagggtttattctCTCATCACCTTCTGACAATTGACATAAGCGGCCAAGAGACGGTGGTAGTGAGGATGAGCCATGATCTTGGCCTTGACAGAggctgaagaagaggaagaggaggaaggatTGATCCCTCCGGCAACGACGTCGTTATGATGGATCTCCATGAGAGAATAAGCAGGAACgcaagaggaaggagaagaagaagaagcgactTTGTTCTTAGTTGCTTGGGGAGGAGGAGGTAGTGATTGAAGAAAAAGGGAACTGCTTTGTTGGTGGTGTGACTGATATGCATAACCATcatgttcttgttgttgatgttgatgatcaTGACCATGATGTTGATGTGATGTCATGATAGgcggcatcatcatcatcagaggACACATCGGACCATCACTATTATCCCCGGCAAAAGCCATTGGACAAGAAGTGCTGT is a genomic window containing:
- the LOC104752894 gene encoding homeobox protein SHOOT MERISTEMLESS encodes the protein MESGSNSTSCPMAFAGDNSDGPMCPLMMMMPPIMTSHQHHGHDHQHQQQEHDGYAYQSHHQQSSSLFLQSLPPPPQATKNKVASSSSPSSCVPAYSLMEIHHNDVVAGGINPSSSSSSSASVKAKIMAHPHYHRLLAAYVNCQKVGAPPEVVARLEEACSSAASAAASMGPTGCLGEDPGLDQFMEAYCEMLVKYEQELSKPFKEAMVFLQRVECQFKSLSLSSPSSFSGYGETAIDRNNNGSSEEEVDMNNEFVDPQAEDRELKGQLLRKYSGYLGSLKQEFMKKRKKGKLPKEARQQLLDWWSRHYKWPYPSEQQKLALAESTGLDQKQINNWFINQRKRHWKPSEDMQFVVMDATHPHHYFMDNVLGNPFPMDHISSTML